A portion of the Colius striatus isolate bColStr4 chromosome 1, bColStr4.1.hap1, whole genome shotgun sequence genome contains these proteins:
- the C1H3orf52 gene encoding TPA-induced transmembrane protein, with the protein MSCLRACFRDRGSRTETEAMKRQSSGPEREIIELQEDNVEESEADHEKPLNAQKRKERDHWKSCKSVVFWKCKLWMVVTAIFLVFFLVIVISLILYSNVYMDEDDYWDPDALLNSGNYRNYSGTLELLCGLPHFLSEDVTKRLTDVYSSSPALGRYFRSARAAYLSNESSTVFYQLEFSVPSSTEGFMENTMNPDFIRNVLRQSIYDEDDPGTSECDRLKLDPTSITIAY; encoded by the exons ATGAGTTGCCTCCGTGCTTGCTTCAGAGACAGAGGTTCTCGCACAGAGACAGAAGCTATGAAAAGGCAAAGCTCTGGTCCGGAGCGTGAGATTATTGAATTACAAGAAGATAATGTGGAGGAAAGTGAGGCTGATCACGAAAAGCCTCTAAATGCTCAAAAAAGAAAG GAGAGAGATCATTGGAAATCATGCAAGAGTGTAGTTTTCTGGAAATGTAAGCTATGGATGGTTGTAACTGCAATTTTTCTAGTATTCTTCCTGGTCATTGTCATCAGCCTAATTCTTTATTCTA ATGTTTACATGGATGAAGATGACTATTGGGATCCTGATGCACTACTAAATAGTGGAAATTACCGCAATTATTCAGGAACATTGGAGTTACTGTGTGGTCTCCCACACTTTTTGTCTGAAGACGTTACTAAGAGG TTAACAGATGTCTACAGTTCATCTCCAGCTCTAGGACGCTACTTTAGGTCAGCTCGGGCAGCTTATTTGAG CAATGAAAGCTCCACGGTATTTTATCAGCTAGAGTTTTCTGTACCATCATCAACAGAGGGTTTTATGGAAAACACAATGAACCCAGATTTTATAAGGAATGTTTTACGTCAAAGTATTTATGATGAAGATGATCCTGGGACATCAGAATGTGACAGGTTAAAGCTTGACCCAACTTCTATCACAATAGCAT ATTAA